A genomic window from Flavobacterium johnsoniae includes:
- a CDS encoding sugar-binding domain-containing protein, whose product MLTKKILIPVLLFSCLSASSQISFGDSKKINDNWKFNLQDVSDAKNATFDDNKWQNINVPHDWSVKGQLSPTLASCTGYLPGGIAWYRKSINIPQSKSGEKVYLYFEGVYNRSEVFINGKSLGKRPNGYISFAYDATPFVKFGGENTISVRVDHSQSADSRWYTGSGIYRNVWLVYANPVHIAQWGVYAYPEVKKGTGTLNVEVDVENGSSSKSALTVVNELFSKDGKTVAKTSSKVEVAANQSGKISTKINVKNPQLWDLDNPNLYELKTTVFQDGKEIDKTVTQTGFRSFTFDPNNGFALNGKGMKMKGVCLHHDAGVLGSAVPREVWKTRLQTLKEIGVNAIRTSHNPQAPDFYELCDELGLLVLNEAYDEWEFPKRKWLEGWNYGTPGFQGSFDIFADYAEKDLEDFVRRDRNHLSVFGWSIGNEVDYPNDPYSHPVLDKGKDGFGQAAYGGYKKDAPDAMRLGAIAKRLVAAVKKYDKSRPTTAGLAGVAMSNETEYPGALDITGYNYTESKYKSDHEKYPKRVIYGSENVHDMEPWLAVKNNKFIFGQFLWTGIDYLGESGRWPSRGFYSGLVDFAGVIKPRGYFRQSLWSDKPMAYVGTYPLVNEKDISKDAWAIWNYENGQKIRVVCYTNATKARLELNGKVVGETKLYDEKTGIIYWDIPFAAGKLEAIGLDKNDKEVSRYAINSTQQPVELTIADKNITISKDKGVAKIMVQVKDQNGLPVMLSDNEVTCTISGSGTLLGLEAGNNSDMTDYTDNVQRVFHGHIAAYIQAKGDSTEPIKVKFTSQWLKPVEVTINVK is encoded by the coding sequence ATGTTAACCAAGAAAATCCTAATCCCCGTTTTACTCTTTTCATGTTTGTCTGCAAGCAGTCAGATTTCGTTTGGAGATTCGAAAAAAATCAATGATAATTGGAAATTCAATCTTCAAGATGTTTCCGATGCAAAAAATGCCACTTTTGACGATAATAAATGGCAGAATATCAATGTACCGCACGATTGGAGCGTAAAAGGGCAATTGAGTCCAACGCTGGCAAGTTGTACGGGATATTTGCCTGGTGGGATTGCTTGGTACAGAAAATCAATCAATATTCCGCAAAGCAAATCGGGCGAAAAAGTGTATTTGTATTTTGAAGGCGTTTACAATAGAAGTGAAGTTTTTATCAACGGAAAATCATTAGGAAAACGCCCAAATGGTTATATTTCTTTTGCTTATGATGCAACACCTTTCGTGAAATTTGGTGGAGAAAATACCATTTCTGTTCGTGTAGATCACAGTCAAAGTGCCGATTCAAGATGGTATACTGGATCAGGAATTTACAGAAATGTTTGGTTGGTTTATGCAAATCCGGTTCATATTGCGCAATGGGGCGTTTACGCTTATCCAGAAGTTAAAAAAGGAACAGGAACTCTAAATGTTGAGGTTGATGTAGAAAATGGATCTTCTTCAAAATCAGCATTAACTGTTGTAAACGAATTGTTTTCAAAAGACGGAAAAACAGTAGCAAAAACCTCTTCAAAAGTGGAAGTTGCTGCCAATCAAAGCGGAAAAATTTCAACAAAAATCAATGTCAAAAATCCACAATTATGGGATTTAGACAATCCGAATTTGTATGAACTCAAAACAACGGTTTTTCAAGACGGAAAAGAAATTGATAAAACAGTAACTCAAACAGGTTTCAGAAGTTTTACATTCGATCCAAATAATGGTTTTGCCCTTAACGGAAAAGGAATGAAAATGAAAGGGGTTTGTTTGCACCACGATGCTGGAGTTTTAGGTTCTGCAGTTCCAAGAGAAGTTTGGAAAACAAGATTGCAAACATTGAAAGAAATAGGTGTAAACGCAATTAGAACAAGTCATAATCCGCAAGCACCAGATTTCTACGAACTTTGCGACGAATTAGGGTTATTGGTTTTAAACGAAGCTTATGACGAATGGGAATTTCCAAAACGTAAATGGCTGGAAGGCTGGAATTATGGAACTCCAGGTTTTCAAGGTTCGTTTGATATTTTTGCCGATTATGCCGAAAAAGATTTAGAAGATTTTGTACGCCGTGATAGAAACCATCTTTCCGTTTTCGGATGGAGTATTGGTAACGAAGTAGATTATCCAAATGATCCGTATTCTCATCCAGTTTTAGATAAAGGAAAAGACGGTTTCGGACAAGCGGCTTATGGCGGTTACAAAAAAGATGCGCCAGATGCCATGCGCCTTGGTGCAATTGCAAAACGTTTGGTTGCCGCAGTAAAAAAATACGACAAATCACGCCCGACAACGGCTGGTTTAGCGGGAGTTGCTATGTCTAACGAAACAGAATATCCAGGCGCTTTGGATATTACTGGATACAATTATACCGAAAGTAAATACAAATCAGATCACGAAAAATATCCTAAAAGAGTAATTTACGGTAGCGAAAACGTTCATGACATGGAACCTTGGCTTGCGGTAAAAAACAACAAATTTATTTTTGGTCAGTTTCTTTGGACAGGAATTGATTATTTAGGAGAATCTGGAAGATGGCCTTCAAGAGGATTTTATTCTGGTTTAGTTGATTTTGCAGGAGTTATTAAACCTAGAGGTTATTTCCGTCAGTCTTTATGGTCAGATAAACCAATGGCTTACGTGGGAACTTATCCTTTAGTAAATGAAAAAGATATTTCTAAAGATGCGTGGGCAATTTGGAATTATGAAAACGGACAAAAAATTCGTGTGGTTTGTTATACCAATGCTACAAAAGCACGTTTAGAATTGAACGGAAAAGTAGTAGGAGAAACCAAATTATACGACGAAAAAACAGGAATTATTTATTGGGATATTCCTTTTGCAGCTGGAAAATTAGAAGCAATTGGTTTAGATAAAAACGATAAAGAAGTAAGCCGTTACGCCATAAATTCGACACAACAACCAGTTGAATTAACGATTGCTGATAAAAATATCACAATCAGTAAAGATAAAGGAGTTGCCAAAATTATGGTTCAGGTTAAAGACCAAAACGGACTTCCAGTAATGCTTTCTGATAATGAAGTAACTTGTACAATTTCTGGTTCAGGAACTTTGTTGGGACTTGAAGCAGGAAATAACAGCGATATGACCGATTATACAGATAATGTACAAAGAGTATTTCATGGACACATTGCCGCTTATATTCAGGCAAAAGGAGATTCGACAGAACCTATAAAAGTTAAATTCACAAGTCAATGGCTAAAACCAGTTGAGGTTACCATTAATGTAAAATAA
- a CDS encoding CPBP family intramembrane glutamic endopeptidase, with product MKKIISFYIKAFLQISFISIPFIFLAFPDLNKNEFTYKIWICSFFPQLVYIIYLFKKNNLYGSFKTALFYKSFDFRAYVFSFFLPFTIYCSLIGLELIRISKEFHWDIDILFFFIMIFFSALLEEILFRFIPYSFLSNEFTLKKILLISLFFSVFHLFNPNITIIGAVNIILAGVFFSLIYLKSNSLFLVTVIHAFWNFTIGCLLGSNISGMKIKSILKYNAQKPFIWSGGEFGFEGSIITTIFFLGTSIFLYNLKTSRIFNY from the coding sequence ATGAAAAAAATAATCAGCTTTTATATTAAGGCATTTCTGCAGATTTCTTTTATTTCTATACCTTTTATTTTTTTAGCTTTTCCTGATTTGAATAAAAATGAATTCACCTATAAAATTTGGATTTGTTCTTTTTTTCCTCAGTTGGTGTACATCATATACTTATTCAAAAAAAATAATTTATACGGCTCCTTTAAAACAGCTCTTTTTTATAAATCATTTGATTTTAGAGCTTACGTATTTTCATTTTTTTTACCGTTTACAATCTATTGTTCTCTGATTGGTCTAGAACTTATAAGAATCAGTAAAGAATTTCATTGGGATATTGATATTCTCTTTTTCTTTATAATGATATTTTTTTCGGCTTTATTAGAAGAGATATTATTTAGGTTTATACCTTATTCTTTTTTAAGTAATGAATTTACACTCAAAAAGATACTTTTAATTTCGTTATTTTTTAGTGTATTTCACTTATTCAATCCAAATATTACTATTATTGGCGCTGTTAATATTATTCTTGCGGGTGTCTTTTTTAGTTTAATATACTTAAAAAGTAATTCACTTTTTTTAGTAACCGTAATTCATGCTTTTTGGAATTTTACAATAGGGTGTTTACTCGGAAGTAATATTAGTGGAATGAAAATTAAAAGTATTTTAAAATATAATGCTCAAAAACCATTTATTTGGAGTGGAGGTGAATTTGGTTTTGAAGGATCAATTATTACTACAATATTCTTTTTGGGTACTTCTATTTTTTTATATAATTTAAAAACAAGCCGAATATTTAATTATTAA
- a CDS encoding CPBP family intramembrane glutamic endopeptidase gives MIAKIKSFVLDLKHWQLILLVILLNFLNNYIFSVVSDLFDVPLNEGFNDHYTIKEKIVLFIIVAPFIETLLFQYAVIEISKSIKMALKYCCLVSAFAFAAFHLYNFFYFSYAFVTGLLFAYLYTRGKNQRSAILLPFIAHVIYNGIVFIGKYYFA, from the coding sequence ATGATTGCAAAAATAAAAAGTTTTGTACTTGATCTTAAACATTGGCAACTTATACTGCTTGTAATTCTTTTAAATTTTTTAAACAACTATATTTTTTCTGTTGTTTCAGATTTATTTGATGTTCCTTTAAACGAAGGTTTTAATGATCATTATACTATTAAAGAAAAAATAGTTTTATTTATTATTGTTGCTCCCTTTATTGAAACTTTGTTGTTCCAGTATGCAGTTATTGAAATTTCAAAGAGTATAAAAATGGCATTGAAATATTGCTGTCTTGTGTCTGCCTTTGCTTTTGCAGCATTTCATCTCTACAATTTTTTTTATTTCTCCTATGCATTCGTGACAGGTTTACTGTTTGCTTATTTATATACAAGAGGTAAAAATCAAAGAAGTGCAATATTGCTGCCATTCATTGCTCACGTAATTTACAATGGTATTGTTTTTATAGGGAAATATTATTTCGCTTAG
- a CDS encoding helix-turn-helix domain-containing protein, whose amino-acid sequence MTIENWPKHIQKYLFLLKDGFFQFPYLSNSPQIMIDSILKLPIIKHFPLKNRIDFNTSLCSAKMYYREFEKGFWLITFYMTLRENIMALSSYDKSKSSDYYLLTFSIFEYQFPLGNGDFLTLLSTCWTISKPNTEISSYFYKGSDGKFFTIAMTKEWVKNNFTSKKFKERKAILNFLNGEKGSYTWLDISSKAHEIAADLSQLLEREKNEESDIALMRRKIMKLMIIFFDNAFNDSRITDNISLSNIDYLNVSKAEKIILQHLNLPFIGIEFIAKEVNMSATKLKSNFKAVFGFSMLQYHKEKNLVLAMQLIEKSKFNIQEIAAITGYDSAGRFASSFKKRFGKLPSEVRFFST is encoded by the coding sequence ATGACCATAGAGAATTGGCCTAAACATATTCAGAAATATCTTTTTCTGCTGAAAGACGGTTTTTTTCAGTTTCCTTACCTGTCTAATTCGCCTCAGATAATGATTGACAGTATACTGAAACTTCCTATAATTAAGCATTTCCCATTAAAAAACCGTATTGATTTTAATACCTCTTTATGCAGTGCAAAGATGTATTATAGAGAATTTGAAAAGGGTTTCTGGTTGATCACTTTTTACATGACGCTGAGAGAAAATATCATGGCTTTGTCAAGTTATGATAAAAGTAAATCGAGTGACTATTATCTGTTAACCTTTTCTATTTTCGAATATCAGTTTCCTTTAGGAAATGGTGATTTTTTAACTCTTCTAAGTACATGTTGGACTATCAGTAAACCAAATACGGAGATTTCTAGCTATTTCTATAAAGGATCTGATGGTAAATTTTTTACCATTGCAATGACAAAAGAATGGGTAAAAAACAATTTTACTTCTAAAAAGTTTAAAGAACGAAAAGCAATTTTAAACTTTTTAAATGGAGAAAAAGGCTCTTATACTTGGCTTGATATTTCTTCTAAAGCACATGAAATTGCAGCAGATTTATCACAATTACTAGAAAGGGAGAAAAATGAAGAATCTGATATTGCATTAATGCGAAGAAAGATTATGAAACTTATGATTATTTTTTTTGATAATGCTTTTAATGATAGCCGCATTACCGATAATATTTCATTAAGCAACATCGATTATTTGAATGTTTCGAAAGCGGAAAAAATTATTCTGCAACATTTAAATCTTCCATTCATAGGAATTGAGTTTATAGCCAAAGAAGTTAACATGTCTGCAACGAAATTAAAATCAAATTTTAAAGCTGTTTTTGGTTTTTCGATGCTACAATATCACAAAGAAAAAAATCTTGTACTGGCAATGCAATTAATAGAAAAATCTAAATTTAATATTCAAGAAATAGCTGCTATAACAGGCTATGATTCTGCGGGAAGATTTGCATCAAGTTTCAAAAAACGATTTGGGAAACTTCCGTCAGAAGTACGTTTTTTTTCGACGTAA
- a CDS encoding alpha-L-rhamnosidase, whose translation MIKRIILLCLFLQIVTVKAQTQVTSLTTEGLTNPLGIDNLQPHFSWQLIAKQRNTMQLAYEIKVAESETGFNKDLLWSTGKVISDQSIHIPYGGKPLEAGKRYYWQVRIWDNKGKLTTWSNVAYWQMGLLKENDWQAQWISPGYAEENDRPSPLLRKEFKINKKVKSATAYITAHGLYEAQINGKKIGDKYFTPGWTSYKKRLQYQVYDVSDMFINGNNAIGVMLGSGWYRGYFSLGNFKDIYGSDISLLFQLNITYTDGSTETINSDGSWKSSTGAVRSSNIYAGEVIDARLEKIGWATPEFNDKDWSGVKVQSFPKNILIGTYNESVTRHEKFIPKKIFTTPKGDQIIDFGQNLVGWVTLKVKGEVGQKITVSHAEVLDKDGNFYTENLRIAKAQDIYILKGGKQETFEPHFTWHGFRYVKLEGFSGELKPEDFEACALYSNMEKTGSFTTSNELINQLQHNIEWGLKGNFLDVPTDCPQRDERLGWTGDAQVFFRTASFLRGVNNFFVKWMKDLAADQFPDGSVTHVVPNVLADFERGSSGWGDAATIIPWNMYLAYGDKRILETQYQSMKNWVNYIQSQSKNNLWKQGRHFGDWLFYNVQDDLFGDSAITNKYLIAQCFYAHSVQLLINTAEVLGRNDDVKGYNLLLQEIKDAFLNEYTTANGATVSDTQTSYVLALHFDMLPEKLRQQAADRLAANIRRYDTHLTTGFLGTPYLCHVLSRFNYTDLAFELLLQKTYPSWLYPVTKDATTIWERWDGIKPDGSFENSDMNSFNHYAYGAIGDWMYRVVAGLDIEGDGIGYKKIRIHPHIGGDFNYVSADYKTPYGKLSSNWKINGNKLNLKTEIPPNTVAYINIPASSLEGITESGKNLSASKEIEIVEKKENSIVVKAGSGIYEFSIPYTMKK comes from the coding sequence ATGATTAAGAGAATAATTCTTCTTTGCCTTTTTCTACAAATAGTTACGGTAAAAGCACAAACACAAGTAACGAGCCTAACTACAGAAGGTCTTACAAATCCGCTAGGAATTGATAATCTGCAACCGCATTTTAGCTGGCAATTAATAGCTAAACAACGTAATACGATGCAGCTTGCCTATGAAATCAAAGTCGCAGAAAGTGAAACTGGATTTAATAAAGATTTATTATGGTCAACAGGCAAAGTTATATCCGATCAATCAATACATATTCCTTATGGCGGTAAACCTTTAGAAGCTGGAAAACGTTATTATTGGCAGGTAAGAATATGGGATAATAAAGGCAAATTAACAACATGGAGCAATGTTGCTTATTGGCAGATGGGTTTATTGAAAGAAAATGACTGGCAAGCTCAATGGATATCTCCGGGTTACGCAGAAGAAAATGATCGTCCATCGCCACTTTTAAGAAAAGAATTTAAAATCAATAAAAAAGTAAAATCTGCAACTGCTTATATTACTGCACACGGACTTTACGAAGCACAGATCAATGGAAAAAAAATTGGCGATAAATACTTTACGCCAGGTTGGACAAGCTATAAAAAACGTCTTCAATATCAGGTTTATGATGTTAGTGATATGTTTATTAATGGTAATAATGCAATAGGAGTAATGCTGGGCAGTGGTTGGTATCGAGGTTATTTCTCGCTTGGAAATTTCAAAGACATTTATGGTAGTGACATAAGTTTGTTGTTTCAGCTAAATATTACCTATACAGACGGCAGTACAGAAACTATAAATTCAGATGGAAGTTGGAAATCTTCGACAGGTGCCGTCAGAAGTTCAAATATATACGCAGGTGAAGTTATAGATGCGCGTCTGGAAAAAATTGGCTGGGCTACACCAGAGTTTAATGATAAGGACTGGTCTGGAGTTAAGGTGCAGTCTTTTCCTAAAAATATATTAATTGGCACATACAATGAGTCGGTTACACGACACGAAAAATTTATTCCTAAAAAGATTTTTACCACTCCTAAAGGTGATCAAATAATAGATTTTGGTCAAAATCTTGTTGGCTGGGTTACTCTTAAAGTTAAAGGCGAGGTTGGCCAAAAGATAACAGTTTCTCATGCAGAAGTATTAGATAAAGATGGAAATTTTTATACAGAAAATCTACGAATAGCGAAGGCTCAAGATATTTATATTTTAAAAGGAGGAAAACAAGAAACTTTTGAGCCGCATTTTACATGGCATGGCTTTCGTTATGTAAAGTTAGAAGGATTTTCTGGAGAACTTAAGCCAGAAGATTTTGAAGCTTGTGCATTGTATTCGAATATGGAAAAAACGGGTAGTTTTACTACTAGTAATGAACTTATCAATCAATTACAGCATAATATAGAATGGGGACTTAAAGGTAATTTTCTGGATGTTCCGACCGATTGTCCGCAGCGTGACGAACGTCTTGGTTGGACTGGAGATGCTCAAGTATTTTTTCGTACGGCCTCTTTTTTAAGAGGAGTCAATAATTTTTTTGTTAAATGGATGAAAGATCTCGCAGCAGATCAATTTCCTGATGGAAGCGTTACGCATGTCGTTCCAAATGTCTTAGCCGATTTTGAAAGGGGAAGTAGTGGCTGGGGCGATGCTGCAACGATAATTCCATGGAATATGTATTTAGCTTATGGAGACAAACGTATACTTGAAACACAGTATCAAAGCATGAAAAATTGGGTAAATTATATTCAATCACAAAGCAAAAATAATCTCTGGAAGCAAGGCAGACATTTTGGCGATTGGCTGTTTTATAATGTTCAAGATGATCTTTTTGGAGATTCTGCTATTACAAACAAATATTTGATAGCACAATGTTTTTATGCTCATTCGGTTCAATTACTTATAAATACGGCAGAAGTGCTTGGCAGAAATGATGATGTGAAAGGATATAATTTATTGCTTCAAGAAATTAAAGATGCATTTTTAAACGAATATACAACTGCTAATGGCGCTACAGTTTCAGACACTCAAACATCTTATGTTTTGGCGCTTCATTTTGATATGTTGCCTGAAAAACTTCGCCAACAGGCAGCTGACAGACTTGCTGCAAATATTAGAAGATATGATACTCATCTAACAACAGGGTTTTTAGGAACACCATATCTTTGCCATGTGCTAAGCCGATTTAATTATACTGATTTGGCTTTCGAATTGTTGTTGCAGAAAACTTATCCTTCTTGGTTATATCCTGTTACAAAAGATGCAACAACGATATGGGAACGTTGGGATGGAATTAAACCTGACGGCAGTTTTGAGAATTCTGACATGAATTCTTTTAACCATTATGCCTATGGCGCTATTGGCGACTGGATGTACAGAGTTGTTGCCGGTCTCGATATAGAAGGTGATGGTATAGGATATAAAAAGATTCGTATTCATCCGCATATAGGAGGCGACTTTAATTATGTTTCTGCCGATTACAAAACTCCTTATGGTAAACTTTCTTCAAACTGGAAAATAAATGGCAATAAATTAAATTTAAAAACCGAAATACCACCGAATACCGTAGCTTACATAAATATTCCTGCGTCATCATTGGAAGGTATTACAGAAAGCGGAAAGAATTTATCTGCAAGTAAAGAAATTGAAATTGTAGAGAAAAAAGAGAATAGTATTGTGGTTAAAGCAGGTTCAGGAATATATGAATTTAGTATTCCTTATACAATGAAGAAGTGA
- a CDS encoding glycoside hydrolase family 97 protein, which produces MKAARNILILIFVLNFFFSNAQELVSPNEKIKVELKTAKGKADRVYFKISYKNNDVYTEVLPQSQLGIVQKNEHFDSLKFIGESKVIDIHDNYQMICGKRAHCENFGREKKFSFKNKNNQKLDVVFRAYNNGVAFQYVFPNQSEKNINITEELTTYNIPEGTSRWIQPYQVSYEEFFPQSNTGLNSQKNADWGFPALYKVNEQPVWVLISEAGITENHCASILNNSQKPSEYKVTYPAVRDDFKQIGAGAKLPWSSPWHTFAIGNLSDIVESNLVTDVSESTQLKNTSWIKPGAVSWIYWAYNHGSKDYKKVVEYVDLAVEMKWPYVLIDWEWDVMANGGNLEDACNYAKSKGIKPLIWYNSGTSWLEPTPVDRLLTAEKRKKEFEWLNKIGIYGIKVDFFAGDQQDMMKYYIDILKDAAKYHLIVNFHGATIPRGWARTYPNLMTTEAVYGAEWYNNKAVLTDKAAVHNTTLPFTRNVVGSMDYTPVTFSDSQHPHITSFGHELALSVVFESGLQHFADRPSAYYDLPTAPKEFLKNFPTAWDDTKLIDGFPGEKVIMARKKNNLWYIGGLNGKDIAQTLTLNFNFLENGNYELLLITDAKDSKSLDSKILKVKKGEAIKIDCLSRGGFAGVLKTK; this is translated from the coding sequence ATGAAAGCAGCAAGAAACATTCTGATTCTAATTTTTGTATTGAATTTCTTTTTTTCAAATGCACAAGAATTGGTGTCTCCGAATGAGAAAATTAAAGTAGAACTGAAAACGGCAAAAGGAAAAGCTGATCGGGTTTATTTTAAAATATCATATAAAAATAATGACGTTTATACCGAAGTTTTGCCACAATCTCAACTTGGAATTGTACAAAAAAATGAGCATTTTGATAGTTTGAAATTTATCGGAGAATCAAAAGTTATTGATATACACGATAATTATCAAATGATTTGTGGCAAACGCGCGCATTGCGAGAATTTTGGACGCGAAAAAAAGTTTAGTTTTAAAAACAAAAATAACCAGAAGCTTGATGTCGTTTTTAGGGCTTACAATAATGGTGTTGCGTTTCAGTATGTTTTTCCAAATCAATCAGAAAAGAATATTAATATAACAGAAGAACTTACAACTTATAATATACCAGAAGGAACTTCTAGATGGATTCAACCATATCAAGTTTCATATGAAGAGTTTTTTCCTCAAAGCAATACAGGACTCAATTCTCAAAAAAATGCTGATTGGGGTTTTCCTGCTTTATACAAAGTAAATGAACAGCCAGTTTGGGTACTTATTTCTGAGGCAGGAATTACAGAAAATCATTGTGCTTCGATACTTAATAATTCACAAAAGCCATCTGAATACAAAGTAACTTATCCTGCTGTAAGAGATGATTTTAAGCAGATTGGAGCTGGAGCCAAATTACCTTGGAGTTCTCCGTGGCATACGTTTGCGATTGGGAATTTATCGGACATCGTAGAATCAAATTTGGTTACAGATGTTAGTGAATCCACTCAATTGAAAAATACAAGTTGGATTAAACCAGGCGCTGTTTCTTGGATTTATTGGGCGTATAATCATGGCTCAAAAGATTATAAAAAAGTGGTTGAATATGTAGATTTAGCTGTAGAAATGAAATGGCCATATGTGTTAATTGACTGGGAATGGGATGTTATGGCTAACGGAGGTAACTTAGAAGATGCATGTAATTATGCTAAAAGCAAAGGTATTAAACCGCTTATTTGGTATAATTCAGGAACAAGCTGGCTAGAACCAACGCCGGTAGATCGATTACTTACAGCCGAAAAAAGAAAAAAGGAGTTTGAATGGCTGAATAAAATAGGTATTTACGGAATTAAAGTAGATTTCTTTGCTGGAGATCAGCAAGATATGATGAAGTATTATATTGATATTTTAAAAGATGCCGCAAAATATCATTTAATAGTGAACTTTCATGGAGCTACTATTCCGCGCGGCTGGGCTAGAACGTATCCAAACTTAATGACAACAGAAGCTGTTTATGGCGCAGAATGGTATAATAATAAAGCCGTTTTAACAGATAAGGCGGCAGTTCATAATACAACACTTCCATTTACAAGAAACGTTGTCGGTTCAATGGATTATACGCCTGTCACTTTTTCTGATAGCCAACATCCTCATATTACATCTTTTGGACATGAATTAGCTTTATCTGTAGTTTTTGAGTCAGGTTTACAGCATTTTGCAGATCGCCCTTCGGCTTATTACGATTTGCCTACAGCACCAAAAGAGTTTCTTAAAAATTTCCCTACTGCTTGGGATGATACAAAATTGATAGATGGATTTCCAGGAGAAAAAGTAATTATGGCTCGCAAGAAAAATAATCTTTGGTATATCGGAGGTTTAAATGGAAAAGACATCGCTCAGACTTTGACCCTTAATTTTAATTTTCTAGAAAATGGAAATTATGAGTTGCTGTTAATTACTGATGCAAAAGATAGTAAATCTTTAGATTCTAAAATATTAAAAGTTAAAAAAGGAGAAGCCATTAAGATCGATTGCCTTTCAAGAGGTGGTTTTGCGGGTGTGTTAAAAACAAAATAG